A genomic segment from Chlamydiales bacterium encodes:
- the sctJ gene encoding type III secretion inner membrane ring lipoprotein SctJ → MNLQKALSKICTFFLFVTICVFVTGCSEKTAIINGVDEREANEIVVFLASKGISAEKQAAPVASSASAANTGILWNLYVDNSQITEAMSILNRNGLPRKQGKNLLELFSDSGLMPSDMQQKIKYQAGLAQQIANTIRQIDGVIDATVQLSFPTDDSTDSQITASVYVKHQGVLDNPNSQLITKIKQLVSASIAGLKLENVTVISDRSRFTDVTLRSENPAGSEEEKEFVTIWGVVIAKDSVGAFRLLFFSLCSIVLILVLALIWVIWKMLPLLTPHGGLSFFWKVKEKPTEEHSTEEKENTDSQEK, encoded by the coding sequence ATGAATTTGCAAAAAGCCCTCTCTAAAATATGTACATTTTTTCTCTTTGTCACAATCTGCGTCTTCGTTACTGGATGCTCAGAAAAAACAGCCATCATCAACGGGGTGGATGAGCGAGAAGCCAATGAAATTGTAGTTTTTCTTGCAAGCAAAGGAATAAGCGCAGAGAAACAAGCAGCACCTGTTGCTTCATCTGCTTCAGCTGCAAATACAGGAATCCTCTGGAATCTATATGTAGACAATTCCCAGATCACAGAAGCCATGTCCATTCTCAATCGCAATGGCCTGCCAAGAAAACAAGGAAAGAATCTTTTAGAGTTATTTAGCGATTCTGGTCTCATGCCCTCAGACATGCAACAGAAAATTAAATATCAAGCAGGTCTTGCACAACAAATTGCTAACACAATCCGCCAAATTGATGGTGTTATTGACGCGACAGTGCAACTTTCCTTTCCAACAGACGACTCTACCGATTCGCAAATTACAGCTTCTGTATATGTCAAACACCAGGGTGTTTTAGATAATCCCAATAGCCAGCTCATTACAAAAATCAAACAATTAGTAAGCGCAAGCATTGCTGGATTAAAGCTGGAAAATGTAACTGTAATTTCTGATCGCTCTCGCTTTACTGACGTAACTCTTCGCTCAGAGAATCCTGCGGGCTCTGAGGAAGAAAAAGAGTTTGTTACTATTTGGGGAGTAGTCATTGCAAAAGATTCTGTGGGAGCCTTTCGCTTATTGTTCTTCTCCCTCTGTTCTATTGTCTTAATCCTTGTTCTTGCCCTTATATGGGTTATCTGGAAAATGCTTCCTCTTTTGACTCCACATGGCGGGCTCTCTTTCTTCTGGAAAGTCAAAGAAAAGCCCACAGAAGAACATTCAACAGAAGAGAAAGAAAACACTGACTCCCAAGAAAAATGA
- a CDS encoding co-chaperone GroES, whose product MNKIKPLGNRVLVKRFKAKTTKGGIILPESAQEKPKEGEVVAVGPGKSDDEGKFNPTTLKVGDRVLFTAYAGTEVKQNDTEEEYLIMSEDDILGILS is encoded by the coding sequence ATGAATAAAATTAAACCTTTAGGTAATCGTGTTTTAGTAAAACGCTTTAAGGCGAAAACAACAAAAGGTGGCATTATTCTCCCCGAATCGGCTCAAGAAAAGCCAAAAGAAGGAGAAGTTGTTGCAGTTGGTCCTGGAAAAAGTGATGACGAGGGAAAGTTTAATCCTACCACATTGAAAGTAGGTGATCGCGTCCTTTTTACTGCCTATGCAGGTACAGAAGTTAAGCAAAATGACACAGAAGAAGAATATCTGATCATGTCAGAAGATGACATTTTAGGAATCTTGAGTTAA
- the groL gene encoding chaperonin GroEL (60 kDa chaperone family; promotes refolding of misfolded polypeptides especially under stressful conditions; forms two stacked rings of heptamers to form a barrel-shaped 14mer; ends can be capped by GroES; misfolded proteins enter the barrel where they are refolded when GroES binds), whose translation MSKIMQFDQEALKSILEGVKKLARAVKVTLGPKGRNVVIKKGAGSPLSTKDGVTVAKEITLKDKFENMGAQLVKEVASKTSDIAGDGTTTAIVLAEAIYSEGVKNVVAGANPMSVKRGIDKAVDAIVHALSKLAHPVKTPKEVMQIATISANNDADIGQIISNAMEKVGKDGIISVAEAKGIETTLDVVEGMQFDKGYLSPYFVTDAENMSVEFENASILITDKKISTVKELVPILEKVMARGPKPFLIIAEDIDGDALAMLVVNKLKGSLPVCCVKAPGFGDRKKAMLQDIAVLTGGTLVSEEVGLQLEDVDVEVLGRAKTVKVTKDETTIIDGAGDSKLIKQRDAQIRAEIAKTTSSYDKEKLEERLAKLVGGVAVINVGAATETEMKEKKARVEDALHATRAAVAEGIVPGGGVALLRSLHALDALKLHGDEAIGVSIIRTAAFAPATAIANNCGKPGNLIAEKIYEQKDAHGYNGLTDQFEDLIKAGVIDPVLVTKSAIKHAASISGLLLTTAAMITDKPKPKSSSSMDGMGGMGGMGGMGGMGGMGMGGMGGMDMM comes from the coding sequence ATGTCAAAAATAATGCAATTTGATCAAGAAGCCTTAAAATCGATTTTGGAAGGCGTAAAGAAGCTTGCAAGAGCTGTGAAAGTAACACTTGGGCCCAAGGGGCGAAATGTAGTGATTAAAAAAGGTGCTGGATCCCCACTTTCCACTAAAGATGGAGTCACTGTTGCTAAGGAAATTACATTAAAAGATAAATTTGAAAATATGGGAGCACAGCTTGTAAAAGAGGTTGCATCAAAAACTTCAGATATCGCAGGAGATGGAACAACAACGGCAATTGTTCTTGCAGAAGCAATTTATAGTGAAGGTGTAAAAAACGTAGTCGCTGGTGCAAACCCTATGAGCGTTAAGCGCGGAATTGATAAGGCAGTGGATGCCATTGTACACGCCCTTTCAAAGCTTGCACATCCTGTAAAGACCCCTAAAGAAGTGATGCAGATTGCAACTATATCTGCAAATAACGACGCGGATATTGGGCAAATTATCTCCAATGCAATGGAAAAAGTTGGAAAAGATGGTATTATTAGTGTTGCAGAAGCAAAAGGTATTGAAACGACGCTGGATGTTGTAGAAGGTATGCAGTTTGATAAGGGATATTTATCTCCTTATTTTGTGACGGATGCAGAAAATATGAGCGTTGAATTTGAAAATGCTTCTATTCTCATTACAGATAAAAAAATTTCCACAGTAAAAGAGCTTGTACCCATTCTTGAAAAAGTAATGGCAAGGGGGCCAAAACCCTTTTTGATCATTGCAGAAGATATCGATGGTGATGCCTTGGCGATGCTCGTAGTTAATAAGCTAAAAGGATCTCTTCCTGTTTGTTGTGTGAAGGCTCCAGGGTTTGGAGATCGCAAAAAAGCTATGTTGCAAGATATAGCCGTTTTAACAGGAGGTACTCTTGTTTCTGAAGAAGTTGGCTTGCAGCTTGAAGATGTAGACGTTGAAGTTCTTGGAAGAGCTAAAACTGTCAAAGTCACAAAAGATGAGACTACGATTATTGATGGTGCTGGAGATAGTAAATTAATTAAGCAAAGAGATGCACAAATTCGTGCAGAGATTGCTAAGACAACTTCTAGTTATGATAAAGAAAAATTAGAAGAGCGTCTTGCAAAACTCGTAGGCGGCGTTGCTGTCATTAACGTAGGCGCTGCAACAGAAACTGAAATGAAGGAAAAGAAAGCTCGTGTAGAAGACGCTCTTCATGCAACAAGAGCAGCCGTTGCAGAGGGTATTGTTCCAGGAGGAGGTGTAGCTCTTCTTCGCTCTCTTCATGCTTTGGATGCCTTGAAGTTGCATGGCGATGAAGCAATAGGTGTATCTATTATAAGGACTGCAGCCTTTGCTCCCGCAACTGCTATCGCAAACAATTGTGGTAAGCCTGGTAATTTGATTGCAGAAAAAATCTATGAGCAAAAAGATGCTCATGGTTACAACGGTCTTACAGATCAGTTTGAAGACCTTATTAAAGCAGGTGTAATTGATCCGGTCTTGGTAACTAAGAGTGCTATTAAGCATGCAGCTTCTATATCTGGGCTTTTGCTGACAACAGCTGCTATGATTACCGATAAACCCAAACCCAAGAGCTCATCATCGATGGATGGTATGGGTGGCATGGGCGGCATGGGCGGCATGGGCGGCATGGGCGGTATGGGAATGGGTGGTATGGGCGGAATGGACATGATGTAA
- a CDS encoding zinc ribbon domain-containing protein, producing MPTYDYICDHCHKKTEVSQKITAEPLKRCPDCLQDTLRRGIGGGLATLRFEGSGFYITDYANKDSREPSSQKSEDNGSYGCNKTACK from the coding sequence ATGCCAACATATGACTATATCTGTGATCATTGTCACAAGAAAACAGAAGTTTCACAAAAAATCACTGCTGAACCTTTAAAAAGGTGCCCAGACTGCCTTCAAGATACGCTTCGTCGTGGTATTGGAGGTGGGCTTGCAACACTTCGCTTTGAAGGTTCTGGTTTTTATATAACAGATTATGCAAACAAGGACTCTCGTGAGCCTTCTTCTCAAAAAAGTGAAGATAATGGCAGTTATGGTTGCAATAAAACTGCTTGCAAATAA
- a CDS encoding TrkH family potassium uptake protein, whose translation MVWKPIFKTLEFYLYILASILVIPLIVSFYYQFIIDPTNHPQPFDTFAFFLTILVCLCCSLGFRILGKGSTNVNFYRRDGILVVVLIWLITPAISTLPFLFNNTLEHFEDAYFEMCSGYTTTGMSILCPKAYDTENKEVAFHISFAGLWKNETKYDYYGTIKPVLSHSGDVLYEGIEAIGKGLLFWRSLTQWLGGIGIILLFVAVIPVLEAGAKVLFQSELVGPIKEDITPRTQNAALSIFKIYLAMTLLQIIMLVTTNSKLSFFDAVNIALTTVSSGGFSVKNGSIASYQNAATEWVIVVFMILGTINFSLFYYLLKRKFYRLKDPELITYLALIIIFATITSWKLLQNLPFSLEESIRYGTFQIISTLSTTGFSIADYNYWPASVQVLMLISMYIGGMSGSTAGGIKVIRYYLLSRLAINRIETVFRPERVRIFNYGDKRINLELSSNVLCFFFIYISIAVLATIIYVFNGIDPETALGLSSCILNTVGTGFGMAGPEYSCAFLTSFGKYFSCLLMFLGRLELFIILILFIPAFWRRK comes from the coding sequence ATGGTTTGGAAGCCTATCTTTAAAACATTAGAATTTTACCTCTATATTTTAGCATCAATTCTTGTAATACCCCTTATTGTCTCGTTTTATTATCAATTCATTATAGATCCCACAAATCACCCACAACCCTTTGATACCTTTGCATTTTTTCTAACTATCTTAGTCTGCTTATGTTGTTCTCTTGGCTTTCGTATACTTGGAAAGGGATCAACAAATGTTAATTTCTATAGACGAGATGGTATTTTAGTTGTCGTTCTCATCTGGCTCATCACTCCCGCAATCAGCACACTACCTTTCTTATTTAACAATACACTAGAGCACTTTGAAGATGCCTATTTTGAGATGTGCTCTGGATATACAACAACTGGCATGTCCATACTCTGTCCCAAAGCCTATGATACAGAAAACAAGGAAGTAGCTTTTCACATAAGCTTTGCCGGCTTATGGAAAAATGAGACAAAATACGACTATTACGGGACTATAAAGCCTGTTTTGTCGCATTCAGGAGATGTGCTTTATGAAGGCATCGAAGCCATTGGAAAAGGGTTATTGTTTTGGAGAAGCTTGACACAATGGCTTGGAGGTATCGGCATTATCTTACTATTCGTAGCTGTCATCCCAGTCCTTGAAGCTGGAGCCAAGGTGCTTTTTCAATCAGAGCTTGTAGGACCCATTAAAGAGGATATTACACCTCGCACTCAAAATGCAGCCCTCTCTATTTTTAAGATTTATCTTGCGATGACTTTGCTACAGATCATCATGCTAGTTACCACAAACAGTAAGCTCTCATTTTTTGATGCAGTGAATATAGCTCTTACAACGGTCTCTTCGGGGGGCTTTTCCGTTAAAAATGGAAGTATTGCAAGCTATCAAAATGCAGCTACCGAATGGGTCATTGTAGTTTTTATGATTCTTGGAACCATAAATTTTTCACTTTTTTATTATTTGCTTAAAAGAAAATTCTATCGTCTAAAAGATCCTGAGCTCATCACGTACCTTGCACTCATCATCATCTTTGCAACAATTACATCCTGGAAGCTTCTCCAAAACCTGCCTTTTTCTCTAGAAGAATCGATTCGCTATGGCACTTTTCAAATCATTTCAACACTCTCTACAACAGGATTTTCTATTGCAGACTACAATTATTGGCCAGCAAGCGTTCAAGTTCTTATGCTAATCAGCATGTATATTGGAGGCATGTCAGGATCTACTGCAGGCGGTATTAAAGTAATTCGCTACTACCTTCTTTCAAGGCTTGCTATTAATCGTATTGAAACGGTGTTTCGACCTGAAAGAGTGCGTATCTTTAATTATGGTGATAAAAGAATTAACCTTGAACTCTCTTCTAATGTACTCTGTTTCTTTTTTATCTATATCTCTATAGCAGTCCTAGCTACAATAATTTATGTATTTAATGGAATCGATCCAGAAACAGCTCTTGGACTTAGCTCTTGCATACTAAATACCGTTGGAACAGGCTTTGGCATGGCAGGCCCTGAGTATTCTTGCGCTTTTCTAACATCTTTTGGTAAGTATTTTTCATGTCTTCTCATGTTCCTTGGAAGGCTTGAGTTATTTATCATCTTAATACTTTTCATACCAGCTTTCTGGAGACGCAAATAA
- the trkA gene encoding Trk system potassium transporter TrkA, translated as MNIIIIGAGTIGSHLALVLSQKGHNIILIDKDPYKVEEAARRLDISAKVGLGTDWVLLESLKEHNPNLLLALTDCDETNLVAASIAKQLGYPKTIARISQNQFINCERLDIKQMFHADYLISPELLVAADINKLMSMQGPVAIENFAHGAAQMHTLAIPKNWDKQAIPIAELKLPENVRIALIRRSIIEDDSCEHSIHFPRGDDVILPLDEITFIGDTKAMSTIYHFFGIPQKKVSSIVIVGGSQIGYHLARLLQEAHVRVKIIDKSYDRCTYLAESLSKCTVLHHEGSDLPFLLQENIEHTDFFVACTRKDEMNLLLGKLARKAKASHVIACISNPAYGSIAKEMGIQRTITFHKSTENKILSLISKEKVSSIVSLYENEAEVVEIKVSMESKMTGIPIAKLVKYLPKDLLFAVIQSKGKISIANGNSVLTPSDTVIIITNPKNINILSELF; from the coding sequence ATGAACATTATCATCATTGGAGCTGGCACAATAGGCTCACATTTGGCCTTAGTTTTGTCACAGAAAGGCCATAACATCATATTGATCGACAAGGACCCTTACAAGGTTGAAGAAGCTGCAAGACGCCTTGATATATCCGCAAAAGTTGGCCTTGGAACAGATTGGGTGTTACTAGAATCGCTTAAAGAGCATAATCCCAACCTTTTGTTAGCCCTCACCGACTGCGATGAAACTAATTTAGTTGCAGCATCCATTGCAAAACAACTTGGATATCCAAAAACTATTGCACGCATCAGCCAAAATCAATTTATCAACTGTGAAAGACTTGATATCAAGCAAATGTTTCATGCTGACTACCTTATTTCTCCAGAACTCTTGGTAGCAGCAGACATTAATAAGCTCATGAGCATGCAAGGACCTGTTGCAATTGAAAATTTTGCTCATGGAGCAGCTCAAATGCATACACTCGCAATCCCCAAAAATTGGGATAAACAAGCTATACCTATTGCAGAGCTAAAGTTACCAGAAAATGTACGCATAGCACTCATCAGAAGATCTATCATAGAGGATGATTCATGCGAACATTCTATCCATTTTCCAAGAGGAGATGATGTCATTTTACCACTCGATGAAATCACATTCATAGGGGACACAAAAGCGATGTCTACCATCTATCACTTCTTTGGCATCCCTCAAAAAAAAGTAAGCTCTATCGTCATCGTTGGAGGATCTCAAATTGGCTATCATTTGGCAAGACTACTTCAAGAGGCACACGTACGTGTAAAAATCATTGATAAAAGTTATGACAGATGCACCTATCTTGCTGAAAGCCTTTCAAAATGCACAGTTTTGCACCACGAAGGAAGTGATCTACCATTTCTTCTCCAAGAAAATATTGAACACACAGACTTTTTTGTAGCTTGCACACGCAAAGATGAGATGAACTTATTACTTGGTAAACTTGCAAGAAAAGCAAAAGCCTCTCATGTGATTGCATGTATCTCAAATCCAGCTTATGGATCTATTGCAAAAGAGATGGGCATTCAGCGCACAATTACTTTTCACAAAAGTACGGAAAACAAAATTTTATCTCTTATCAGTAAAGAAAAAGTATCTTCTATTGTTTCGCTCTATGAAAATGAAGCAGAAGTTGTTGAAATAAAAGTATCTATGGAATCAAAAATGACAGGAATTCCTATTGCAAAACTTGTAAAGTACTTGCCAAAAGATTTGCTTTTTGCTGTGATACAAAGCAAGGGTAAAATTTCAATAGCCAATGGTAACAGCGTGTTAACACCTTCAGATACTGTCATCATTATTACTAATCCCAAAAATATTAATATCTTGTCAGAACTTTTTTAA